In the Sarcophilus harrisii chromosome 1, mSarHar1.11, whole genome shotgun sequence genome, one interval contains:
- the PRDM14 gene encoding PR domain zinc finger protein 14: MALPLTGELGPPEKVYSEESLRSNPTHVAGYYTPLLPPSLYGDTLASSPPGSSPLSSSTEFFHQLKTLGGPVINSPALPHFGFNGMPTFLNHGATLPREPFYNLPPGSLPFFGSMSPEEGHPPFPKEGLLPVDCSGVGSSSSSSSNKDSQNSSHSLSLILPLAETSAAWPTKLSSPKISPPWLPGPVSNRFFSYSPRKRRYVDMVPSSQSAESEAPRQYHFTEEELRLVLYGAIRSQQQPTKLHCAISGLRVPEDSSGSESVIQSLDKDSLKLPEGLCVLKTMCGDVPQFGVFCSNLVPKGVRFGPFLGKVVNASEIKTYGDNSLMWEIFEDGHLSHFIDGKGASGNWMSLVNCARFPEEQNLSAVQCQGQIFYESCKEILPNQELLVWYGDCYQQFLGIPVNLKVVDKGKQQLEPPEESGESHKCERCGKVFAYKYYRDKHLKYTRCVDQGDRKFPCNLCSRSFEKRDRLRIHILHVHEKHRPHKCSMCGKSFSQSSSLNKHMRVHSGERPYKCVYCNKAFTASSILRTHIRQHSGEKPFKCKYCGKAFASHAAHDSHVRRSHNKEGGGCSCGICGKTFMEQEKFHCHMKFHGVL; the protein is encoded by the exons ATGGCCCTACCTCTGACTGGAGAGCTGGGGCCCCCGGAAAAGGTGTACTCGGAGGAAAGTCTTCGGAGCAACCCTACCCACGTGGCTGGCTACTACACTCCTCTCCTGCCCCCCAGCCTATATGGGGATACCTTGGCAAGTTCGCCTCCGGGTAGCTCTCCCCTGAGCAGTTCCACGGAGTTTTTCCATCAACTCAAGACTTTGGGAGGACCAGTGATAAACTCCCCTGCGCTGCCCCACTTCGGCTTCAATGGGATGCCCACTTTCCTGAACCACGGTGCTACTCTGCCGAGAGAGCCTTTTTATAACTTGCCTCCAGGATCCTTGCCCTTCTTTGGCAGTATGTCCCCAGAGGAAGGCCATCCGCCTTTCCCCAAGGAGGGTCTCCTCCCGGTGGATTGCAGTGGCGTtggcagcagcagtagcagcagcagcaacaaagaTTCTCAGAACAGCAGCCACAGCCTCAGCCTCATCCTTCCTCTGGCGGAGACCTCGGCCGCCTGGCCGACCAAGCTCTCGTCACCCAAGATCTCTCCCCCGTGGCTTCCCGGCCCCGTGTCCAACCGGTTCTTTTCCTACTCTCCCCGAAAGAGGCGCTATGTAGACATGGTCCCTAGCTCCCAGAGCGCAGAGTCCGAGGCTCCGCGGCAGTACCACTTCACCGAAGAGGAGTTGCGCCTGGTCTTATATGGAGCTATCCGCTCCCAGCAGCAGCCCACTAAATTGCACTGCGCTATCTCCGGGCTCCGGGTACCAGAGGACAGCTCAG GGTCAGAATCAGTGATTCAATCTCTGGATAAAGACTCCCTGAAGTTACCTGAAG GTCTATGTGTACTGAAGACCATGTGTGGTGATGTCCCTCAGTTTGGTGTATTCTGCAGCAACCTTGTTCCCAAGGGGGTTAGATTCGGGCCCTTTCTAGGTAAAGTGGTCAATGCAAGTGAAATCAAGACCTACGGTGACAATTCCCTGATGTGGGAG ATCTTTGAAGATGGCCATTTGAGTCACTTCATAGATGGAAAAGGAGCCAGTGGGAACTGGATGTCTTTAGTCAACTGTGCCCGTTTTCCAGAGGAACAGAACCTATCAGCAGTCCAGTGTCAAGGCCAAATATTTTATGAGAGTTGCAAAGAAATCCTCCCCAATCAGGAGCTGTTGGTGTGGTATGGAGACTGTTACCAACAGTTCTTGGGTATCCCAGTGAATTTGAAAGTTGTGGACAAAGGGAAGCAACAACTTGAGCCTCCAGAAG AGTCTGGAGAAAGTCACAAATGTGAAAGGTGTGGCAAAGTGTTTGCCTACAAATATTACAGAGATAAGCATCTCAAATACACCAGATGTGTGGACCAAGGGGATCGTAAATTTCCCTGTAACCTATGCAGCAGATCCTTTGAGAAGAGGGACCGGCTCCGGATCCACATCCTACATGTCCATGAGAAGCACAGACCTCATAAG TGTTCTATGTGTGGAAAGAGCTTCTCGCAGTCCTCTAGTCTCAATAAGCACATGAGGGTCCACTCTGGGGAGAGGCCTTACAAGTGTGTCTACTGTAACAAG GCCTTCACCGCTTCCAGCATTCTCCGAACTCATATCCGACAGcattctggagagaaaccctTCAAATGTAAATACTGTGGCAAAGCTTTTGCTTCCCATGCTGCCCACGACAGCCACGTCCGGCGATCTCATAACAAGGAAGGAGGGGGCTGCTCCTGTGGAATCTGTGGGAAAACTTTCATGGAGCAGGAGAAATTCCACTGCCATATGAAGTTCCATGGTGTCCTTTAG